The following coding sequences lie in one Nitrospira lenta genomic window:
- a CDS encoding glycosyltransferase, with amino-acid sequence MAARLSQHYAVDVIHSGKGYTVAGLAKAFGLDLSRVNERIVSNSLGTFSLPGLTPSYVRERLEFDRRLTEPYDLFIYSGHGTPPFCAAKHGMVYCHFPFEWHPSEELSRTEGWAARSALSRWARTQGYSALWHWRMRGYRTVIGNSQFTSSWVQRRWKRSAEVLYPPVAVTTVSLPKENIIVSLGRFIVTDGKNHGLQLETFRKFVSMNGGAWRLCLIGFCTDLPQDLAYLDKLKSLAADLPVSFVVNASRETVWTYLARAKLYWHATALGGDSNVPPERMEHFGIATVEAMGAGCVPLVPMSGGQPEIVEHEKSGFLCRDAESLLQYTNRVASSESLCQSMGRAARERSAAFCPEIFNQRLSQLAAELLHDGRLTSQLGANAVGAGETSV; translated from the coding sequence ATGGCTGCTCGATTGTCGCAACACTATGCGGTCGATGTGATCCACAGTGGAAAGGGCTACACAGTGGCCGGGTTAGCTAAAGCTTTCGGACTCGATTTGAGCCGGGTCAACGAACGGATCGTGTCGAATTCGTTAGGGACCTTCTCGCTGCCAGGGCTCACCCCCAGCTATGTGCGGGAAAGGCTGGAGTTTGATCGCCGACTCACCGAGCCTTACGACTTGTTCATCTATTCAGGACACGGAACTCCGCCATTTTGTGCTGCCAAGCATGGGATGGTCTACTGCCACTTTCCTTTTGAATGGCATCCAAGCGAGGAACTTTCCCGCACGGAGGGATGGGCCGCGCGAAGCGCGCTTAGTCGCTGGGCCAGGACACAGGGCTATTCGGCTCTCTGGCATTGGCGCATGCGAGGCTATCGCACGGTGATCGGCAATTCTCAGTTTACTTCGTCGTGGGTTCAGCGGCGGTGGAAGCGGTCGGCCGAGGTGCTCTATCCCCCTGTCGCGGTGACAACGGTCTCGTTGCCGAAAGAAAACATCATCGTGTCGCTCGGACGATTCATCGTGACCGATGGGAAGAATCATGGGCTGCAATTGGAAACGTTCCGGAAGTTTGTGTCCATGAATGGAGGGGCTTGGCGCTTGTGCTTGATCGGGTTCTGTACCGACTTGCCGCAAGATCTGGCGTATCTCGATAAGCTCAAATCCCTCGCCGCAGATCTCCCCGTGAGCTTTGTTGTGAATGCCTCCCGGGAGACGGTATGGACATATTTGGCGAGGGCCAAGCTCTATTGGCATGCGACGGCTCTTGGCGGTGATTCCAATGTCCCCCCGGAACGGATGGAGCACTTCGGAATTGCGACCGTCGAGGCCATGGGGGCAGGTTGTGTCCCTCTGGTACCGATGAGTGGAGGGCAGCCGGAGATTGTTGAGCATGAGAAGAGCGGGTTTCTTTGCCGGGATGCCGAATCGTTGCTTCAGTATACAAACCGCGTGGCCAGCAGTGAATCACTGTGCCAAAGCATGGGGCGAGCAGCCCGTGAGCGGAGTGCGGCGTTCTGCCCGGAGATCTTCAATCAACGGTTAAGTCAATTAGCTGCGGAGTTGTTGCACGATGGTCGGCTCACGTCTCAGTTAGGAGCCAACGCGGTTGGGGCAGGCGAGACTTCCGTATGA
- a CDS encoding glycosyltransferase family 4 protein: MKLLFISAAFPPMRAGESEHAYHQCTRLAARGVEVHLLTGQVNAGSLPVPFTVHPTMKNWSWSDLPRFVRIMRKLKPDAVMLMYSGWIYNAHPMITFAPSIVRRVLPGVPFVTQMEIEVGENWRSPSTRAVRKVAQYLVGASGVDYSFGTLLRDSTHVICLSEHHQATHASLLPGLLEKSVVIPPPPLLPFCADGPIAARERGRAALGLKPEDLLLVFFGYADKNKGIETLFKAVQIARKATPHIKLAMIGGGRGATTQGTDDRAQSISKYEKEILALPDHLGIANAVSWLSGYDSNSDAASMYLYAADACVLPFDQGVTLSRSSLAAALGHGIPVITTRGASLESPFRHGENVFLCPPKDPEALAEAISYVMRSPDIRLKLKEGAQRLACAWFSWDMAVERIMEAVRPSSSGVARQI, translated from the coding sequence ATGAAGCTGCTTTTCATTTCAGCGGCGTTTCCTCCGATGCGGGCAGGTGAGTCCGAGCATGCGTATCATCAATGCACTCGGCTTGCGGCACGCGGGGTGGAGGTGCATCTGTTGACGGGGCAGGTGAATGCCGGCTCACTTCCAGTGCCATTCACGGTCCATCCGACGATGAAGAATTGGTCGTGGAGCGATTTGCCACGATTCGTGCGGATCATGCGCAAGCTCAAGCCTGATGCAGTGATGTTGATGTATAGCGGCTGGATTTACAATGCACACCCGATGATCACCTTTGCTCCTTCGATCGTTCGGCGCGTATTGCCGGGGGTGCCGTTTGTGACGCAAATGGAAATTGAAGTCGGAGAAAACTGGCGGTCGCCGAGCACACGCGCTGTGCGGAAGGTCGCTCAATATCTGGTGGGCGCCTCAGGCGTGGATTATTCGTTTGGCACGCTGTTGCGCGACAGCACCCATGTCATATGTCTGAGCGAACATCATCAGGCGACACACGCGTCTCTATTGCCGGGGCTGTTGGAGAAGAGCGTCGTCATCCCGCCGCCACCGCTATTGCCCTTCTGCGCTGATGGCCCGATAGCGGCCAGGGAAAGGGGTCGGGCAGCGCTGGGGCTGAAGCCGGAGGATTTGCTCCTGGTGTTCTTCGGTTATGCAGACAAGAACAAGGGGATTGAGACCCTGTTTAAAGCCGTGCAGATTGCGAGAAAGGCAACGCCACATATCAAGCTGGCTATGATCGGTGGTGGTCGGGGGGCTACGACTCAGGGCACAGATGATCGAGCGCAGAGTATTTCAAAGTATGAGAAGGAGATACTGGCCCTTCCTGATCACCTGGGAATCGCTAATGCCGTGAGCTGGCTAAGTGGATATGATTCCAACAGCGATGCGGCCTCCATGTATCTGTATGCTGCGGATGCCTGTGTTCTGCCATTTGATCAGGGTGTGACGCTCAGCCGAAGTTCTCTGGCGGCCGCCTTGGGTCATGGAATTCCGGTGATCACAACCCGAGGGGCTTCTTTGGAGTCACCCTTCCGGCATGGCGAAAATGTATTCCTCTGCCCTCCGAAAGATCCGGAGGCGCTGGCAGAGGCAATTAGCTATGTCATGAGGAGCCCTGATATTCGTCTGAAGTTGAAGGAAGGGGCTCAGCGGTTGGCCTGCGCATGGTTTTCCTGGGATATGGCCGTCGAGCGTATCATGGAGGCCGTCCGGCCCTCTTCGTCAGGAGTGGCTCGACAGATTTGA
- a CDS encoding glycosyltransferase family 4 protein → MGQASGVGMKIVHVSTEDISGGAARAAHRLHTGLRTMGHDSSMFVVNRRSKDPYVTAFDASMDWGSRIRRRIRREQVRRDFVRYAASRPAGIEIFSDDRSEFGSDVAKHLPSCDVLNLHWVARYVDYEGFFSTVPERTPVVWRIADMNPITGGCHVDEGCGRFLSGCGACPQLGSTQADDLSSQVWGRKRKTFEAVDAHRLHLVALNRWMKGNLADHPFLRKFPVTIIPNGVDTEMFAPRDRRFAREILGLPQDATILLFIAVMAEMPYKGFSMLAQALAGLSDVKNLCVVSVGIGKPELGIPIPHVHLGYVTDDRVLVLAYNAADVFVVPALYDNSPNTILEAMACGIPVAAFATGGIPDMVREGTTGLLSPRYDVEALRAAIKDLLVRPDKRQGMGARSREVAVQDYTLPLQTSRYVELYRSLLSPVKWSTDNVSG, encoded by the coding sequence ATGGGGCAAGCGTCTGGGGTTGGCATGAAGATCGTCCATGTGAGTACGGAGGACATCAGTGGCGGTGCCGCTCGCGCGGCCCACCGTCTTCATACCGGTCTCCGAACGATGGGGCACGATTCATCCATGTTCGTGGTGAACAGGCGGAGCAAGGATCCGTATGTAACGGCCTTTGATGCTTCGATGGATTGGGGGAGCCGCATCAGACGGAGAATCCGCCGTGAGCAGGTGAGGCGCGATTTTGTGCGCTATGCTGCATCCCGGCCTGCGGGAATCGAAATTTTCAGCGATGATCGTAGTGAATTCGGCAGTGACGTGGCCAAGCATCTGCCGTCTTGCGATGTGCTGAACCTGCATTGGGTTGCACGGTATGTGGACTACGAGGGGTTTTTCTCGACGGTGCCGGAACGGACGCCGGTGGTATGGCGAATCGCTGATATGAACCCCATTACGGGCGGGTGTCATGTCGATGAGGGGTGCGGTCGGTTTCTCAGCGGGTGTGGGGCGTGTCCCCAGCTCGGATCTACTCAGGCGGATGATCTGTCCTCCCAAGTGTGGGGGCGCAAGCGGAAAACGTTTGAAGCGGTCGATGCCCATCGATTGCATCTAGTGGCGCTCAATCGGTGGATGAAGGGGAATCTGGCCGATCACCCGTTCTTGCGGAAGTTTCCCGTTACGATCATCCCCAACGGTGTCGATACGGAAATGTTTGCACCGCGGGATCGTCGGTTTGCCCGAGAGATACTTGGCCTCCCGCAGGATGCGACGATTCTGCTTTTCATCGCAGTCATGGCCGAAATGCCGTACAAAGGGTTTTCAATGTTGGCTCAAGCCCTGGCCGGACTCTCTGACGTGAAGAACCTCTGTGTCGTGTCGGTGGGAATCGGGAAACCCGAGCTCGGCATCCCGATTCCGCACGTACATTTAGGATATGTGACTGACGATCGGGTCCTTGTGCTTGCATACAATGCTGCCGATGTGTTCGTCGTTCCTGCCTTGTACGATAACTCACCGAATACCATTCTTGAGGCGATGGCCTGCGGTATTCCTGTTGCGGCCTTTGCAACCGGAGGAATTCCGGATATGGTGCGAGAGGGTACCACGGGATTGCTGTCGCCGCGGTACGATGTGGAGGCGCTCCGTGCCGCGATCAAGGATCTACTTGTTCGTCCTGACAAGCGGCAGGGGATGGGAGCTCGCAGTCGGGAGGTTGCTGTGCAGGACTATACCCTCCCGCTTCAAACAAGCCGATATGTTGAATTGTATCGGTCGCTTCTATCGCCTGTTAAGTGGAGTACGGATAATGTTTCCGGGTAG